A DNA window from Paraburkholderia sp. PGU19 contains the following coding sequences:
- a CDS encoding SDR family oxidoreductase: MKQYFDFSGKVALVTGGSRGLGAAIARSFAEQGADVVIASRNAENCERLAAQLEAEFGRRAVGIGAHLGHWDDCEQLVNTAYERFGKIDILINNAGMSPLSDSSLETSEALFDKVIGVNLKGPFRMTALVGSRMLQGDGGSIINISSIGAIRPQPEYAPYAGAKAALNAITIAHAFEYAPKVRVNAVLPGSFRTDIAKSWSPDKEKNIKSAIKRYGEPEEIVSTVMYLASTHASFTTGALIRVDGGRP; the protein is encoded by the coding sequence ATGAAGCAATATTTCGATTTCAGCGGCAAGGTCGCTCTCGTTACAGGTGGCAGCCGGGGGTTGGGTGCGGCCATCGCGCGGTCGTTTGCCGAGCAAGGCGCCGACGTGGTGATCGCAAGCCGTAACGCCGAAAATTGCGAGCGGCTGGCCGCGCAGCTCGAGGCGGAATTCGGCCGGCGCGCGGTGGGCATCGGTGCGCACCTGGGTCATTGGGATGATTGCGAGCAGCTCGTCAACACCGCTTACGAGCGCTTCGGCAAGATCGATATCTTGATCAACAACGCCGGAATGTCCCCCCTCTCCGACAGTTCACTTGAAACCTCGGAGGCGCTGTTCGACAAGGTGATCGGTGTCAATTTAAAAGGTCCGTTCCGAATGACCGCACTGGTTGGAAGCCGCATGCTGCAAGGTGATGGCGGAAGCATCATCAATATTTCGTCCATCGGCGCGATCCGGCCACAGCCTGAATACGCGCCTTACGCGGGCGCCAAAGCTGCATTGAATGCGATCACCATCGCGCATGCGTTCGAATATGCTCCGAAGGTTCGCGTCAACGCGGTTCTTCCCGGAAGCTTTCGGACCGACATTGCAAAGTCGTGGTCGCCAGACAAGGAGAAGAACATCAAGTCGGCAATCAAGCGGTACGGCGAACCCGAGGAGATCGTATCGACCGTCATGTATCTTGCGTCCACACACGCGAGTTTCACGACAGGAGCGCTGATCCGCGTTGATGGTGGCCGCCCATAG
- a CDS encoding phosphotransferase family protein has protein sequence MNDRQEMLSGTEAPPEHLALDAERLGAFLVPRLEELGKDFHVEKFKGGQSNPTYKLSGRDKSYVLRRRPPGPLLPSAHAIDREYRITKALSEIGFPVPRPALYCEDESVIGSTFYVTEFVAGRVFWNADLPDVDEADRALIYDSLNGFLANLHQLDYRALGLETFGRESGFTARNLKRWCTIYEQSKLNELPDIDWLMRALQERLPDNEPTAILHGDFGLYNAMIHPTEAKVQSVLDWELSTLGNPYVDLAHNTRAWWEPTGYVEGTATTLVGLDLKKLGIPSMESYIESYCRRSGISAIPNLKFYLSFVQFRYAVMIQGILKRAHEGTNANRRIVHTQDRVAAIAALARKTLTAPE, from the coding sequence ATGAATGATCGCCAGGAAATGTTGAGCGGCACTGAAGCACCTCCCGAACACCTTGCGCTTGATGCGGAAAGGCTCGGGGCGTTCCTGGTTCCGCGACTGGAGGAGCTGGGGAAAGACTTTCACGTCGAAAAGTTCAAGGGCGGCCAGTCGAACCCCACGTACAAGCTGAGCGGACGAGACAAGAGCTATGTGCTGCGCCGTCGGCCTCCGGGCCCACTGCTGCCGTCCGCTCATGCGATCGATCGCGAATACAGAATCACGAAAGCGCTGTCGGAGATTGGATTTCCAGTCCCTCGCCCCGCGCTGTATTGTGAGGACGAATCTGTCATCGGCTCGACCTTTTATGTCACCGAATTCGTCGCGGGACGGGTATTCTGGAATGCCGATCTGCCAGATGTAGATGAGGCGGACCGAGCTCTCATCTACGACTCGTTGAACGGCTTTCTGGCCAATCTTCATCAGCTCGACTATAGGGCGCTCGGTTTGGAGACATTCGGAAGGGAAAGTGGCTTCACCGCTCGCAACCTGAAGCGCTGGTGCACCATTTACGAGCAGTCCAAGCTCAACGAACTGCCCGATATCGACTGGTTGATGAGGGCGCTCCAGGAGCGACTTCCAGACAATGAACCGACGGCAATTCTGCACGGTGACTTTGGCCTTTACAACGCAATGATCCACCCGACTGAGGCCAAGGTACAGTCTGTTCTCGACTGGGAGCTCTCGACCCTTGGGAATCCGTATGTCGATCTGGCACATAACACACGCGCGTGGTGGGAGCCGACAGGCTACGTCGAAGGCACCGCAACGACATTGGTCGGACTCGACTTGAAAAAGCTCGGCATTCCCAGTATGGAAAGCTATATCGAGAGCTACTGTCGTCGCTCGGGCATCAGCGCTATACCCAACCTGAAGTTCTATTTGAGCTTCGTTCAATTCAGATATGCCGTCATGATCCAGGGGATTTTGAAGCGTGCACACGAAGGAACGAACGCGAACCGGCGCATCGTACACACCCAGGATCGGGTGGCCGCCATTGCAGCCCTCGCGCGAAAGACGCTCACCGCTCCAGAATAG
- a CDS encoding acyl-CoA dehydrogenase family protein, translating to MDFDFSPRGQEWLARVQTFLSEHIYPNEALYEEQLGHECDDPWRVPPIMLELQQKAREAGLWNMHIHDPRHGPGLSNLDYAPVAEALGRVHWASEVFNCNAPDSGNMDVLSLFGSPEQQEKWLKPMLAGEIKSCFAMTEPAVASSDATNVETRIERDGDEYVINGRKWWITNAFNPRMKIMIVMGKSDPNAPRHLQQTQVLVEPDTPGVKFVRPLPIFGYYDRPHGHGEILFENVRVPAENVILGEGRGFEIAQGRLGPGRIHHAMRIIGVSERLLEKLCTRLSSRVAFGKRLSDEGVWQERIARARINIEMSRLLVYKTAWLMDKVGVKNARSEISQIKVIVPELAQRLCDVVQQAFGAAGMCDDFGLAYTFARLRVMRIGDGPDEVHNRVIALNELKKYASPNTNEVRAHE from the coding sequence ATGGATTTCGACTTTAGTCCGCGCGGGCAAGAGTGGCTCGCGCGAGTACAGACGTTTCTCAGCGAACACATTTATCCGAACGAGGCGCTCTACGAGGAACAGCTCGGGCATGAGTGCGACGATCCTTGGCGCGTTCCGCCCATCATGCTGGAACTTCAGCAGAAGGCAAGAGAAGCCGGGCTATGGAACATGCACATCCACGATCCGCGCCACGGGCCGGGCCTGAGCAATCTCGACTATGCGCCCGTTGCCGAAGCGTTAGGTCGGGTCCATTGGGCATCGGAAGTGTTCAACTGCAACGCACCGGACAGCGGCAACATGGATGTCCTTTCGCTGTTTGGTAGCCCGGAGCAGCAAGAGAAATGGCTGAAGCCCATGCTGGCCGGCGAGATCAAATCCTGCTTTGCGATGACCGAGCCGGCGGTGGCGTCTTCCGATGCAACCAATGTCGAGACCCGGATCGAACGCGATGGTGATGAATACGTCATCAATGGCAGGAAGTGGTGGATCACCAACGCTTTCAACCCGCGAATGAAAATCATGATCGTGATGGGTAAGAGCGACCCGAACGCCCCACGTCATCTGCAACAGACACAAGTCCTGGTGGAGCCCGACACGCCCGGCGTGAAGTTCGTCCGGCCGCTGCCGATCTTCGGCTACTATGACCGCCCGCACGGGCACGGCGAGATTCTCTTCGAGAATGTTCGAGTGCCTGCCGAAAACGTCATACTTGGTGAAGGCCGTGGCTTCGAAATCGCGCAAGGCCGTTTGGGGCCCGGCCGAATACACCACGCCATGCGGATCATCGGTGTTTCGGAACGCCTCCTCGAAAAATTGTGTACGCGGCTATCTTCGCGGGTCGCATTCGGCAAGCGCCTTTCGGACGAAGGAGTCTGGCAGGAACGCATCGCTCGAGCCCGCATTAATATCGAAATGAGCAGGCTTCTTGTCTATAAGACAGCCTGGCTCATGGATAAAGTCGGCGTGAAGAATGCCCGCAGCGAAATCTCCCAGATTAAGGTGATCGTTCCAGAATTGGCCCAGCGTCTGTGTGACGTTGTCCAGCAGGCGTTTGGTGCTGCCGGCATGTGCGACGATTTCGGCTTGGCGTATACCTTCGCGCGTCTCCGGGTCATGCGGATCGGCGATGGTCCCGACGAGGTCCATAACCGGGTTATCGCGCTGAACGAATTAAAGAAGTACGCATCGCCGAACACAAATGAGGTTCGCGCGCATGAATGA
- a CDS encoding aromatic ring-hydroxylating dioxygenase subunit alpha — MNYDYKTGFVAYPDAEPGSPAAKAPYVDNGKARIDPRRYYTHEEAALEWEHMWTRSWVFAGLAHDIPNIGDWFKVELGKESFIVVRNAEGDDGIAAYFNLCPHRGNRIVHADFGNAGNGSCFQCDFHGWKFGLDGKNVEIRDEFLFRKEAVTHRPGLKPIRCGVWNSLVFISVAPSGKSLAEHLDIIPKHLAPYPFEKYRVIRDIETCWNANWKTALDAFIEFYHADDVHPQLLTFTETLECQYDLYSNGNSRMIIPVGYVTSRNEDRETVTDALKGFLQFYGGNPDDYADLKGHEYYKALVDVRRKWAQRHGYTHFDRLSDAQINDDWNYFVFPNITVNAFSDALLIQIFSPHESDPSKSYYRAISLCLPVGGTQDMVMDPGQFGPEAMSPPGWDGSERPAKIIPQTLADFGSVLAQDAARVPEVQKGIESMAFDGYVLSESECRIRHYHAEIDRLIGRG; from the coding sequence ATGAATTACGACTACAAAACGGGCTTTGTGGCCTATCCAGACGCTGAACCCGGCAGCCCCGCAGCCAAGGCGCCTTATGTCGACAATGGCAAGGCACGCATCGACCCGCGGCGTTATTACACGCATGAGGAAGCGGCACTCGAATGGGAGCACATGTGGACCAGGAGCTGGGTATTTGCAGGGCTCGCACATGACATCCCGAACATCGGTGACTGGTTCAAGGTTGAATTGGGCAAGGAATCGTTCATCGTCGTCCGTAACGCCGAGGGCGATGACGGTATTGCGGCATACTTCAACCTCTGCCCGCATCGCGGCAACCGTATCGTTCATGCCGACTTCGGCAACGCAGGAAACGGAAGCTGCTTTCAATGCGACTTTCATGGCTGGAAGTTCGGTCTCGATGGCAAGAATGTAGAAATCCGAGACGAATTCCTCTTCCGAAAGGAAGCCGTCACACATCGCCCGGGCTTAAAACCCATCCGCTGCGGCGTCTGGAACAGCCTGGTGTTCATCAGTGTCGCCCCTTCAGGCAAGTCGCTGGCAGAACATCTGGATATTATCCCGAAGCACCTGGCGCCCTACCCCTTCGAAAAGTATCGGGTGATCCGCGACATCGAAACGTGCTGGAACGCGAACTGGAAAACGGCCCTCGATGCCTTCATTGAGTTTTATCACGCCGACGACGTGCATCCTCAGCTGCTCACGTTCACCGAGACTCTCGAGTGCCAGTACGACCTTTACTCTAATGGCAATAGCCGGATGATCATCCCCGTCGGCTACGTTACAAGCAGGAATGAGGATCGGGAAACAGTGACCGATGCGCTCAAGGGTTTCCTGCAGTTCTATGGTGGCAATCCGGACGACTACGCCGATCTGAAAGGCCATGAATACTACAAGGCGCTCGTCGATGTTCGGAGAAAATGGGCGCAGCGCCACGGATACACGCATTTCGACCGTCTAAGTGACGCACAGATCAACGATGACTGGAACTATTTTGTGTTCCCGAACATTACGGTCAACGCATTCAGCGACGCACTTCTGATCCAGATTTTTTCGCCGCACGAAAGTGATCCTAGCAAGAGTTATTACCGGGCGATCTCACTGTGCCTGCCGGTGGGGGGAACGCAGGACATGGTGATGGACCCCGGCCAATTCGGGCCCGAGGCTATGTCGCCGCCGGGCTGGGATGGATCGGAGCGGCCAGCGAAAATCATCCCGCAAACCCTTGCCGATTTCGGTTCCGTATTGGCGCAAGACGCCGCGCGAGTGCCGGAAGTGCAAAAAGGTATCGAATCCATGGCGTTTGACGGTTACGTTCTATCAGAATCGGAGTGTCGTATCCGGCACTACCATGCCGAGATCGACCGGCTCATTGGCCGCGGGTGA
- a CDS encoding NADH:flavin oxidoreductase — protein MMSHDRLFEPLSLARGPAMKNRFMLAPLTNQQSFADGRLSDDEIRWLEMRAEGGFALVMTAAAPVQPVGQGYPGQLGVFSDQHIEGLVRLASTIRAHDCVSAVQLYHGGDRASPELIGTPVSPSHNTRNGARALSLSEVEELRDDFVAAALRAKKAGFDGVEIHGAHGYILAQFLSPIINQRDDRYGGSFENRSRLMLEVIDGIRGQCGDDFQIGLRLSPERFGMRLAEARELAAEIMRKEQIDYLDLSLWDVTKQPHEEEFHGRTLLSYFTELPRGNVRLGAAGKVMSAALAASVIEAGCDFVTIGRAGILRHDFPERVRRDSNYDSPPQPIAVQHLQDQGVSQEFIAYLRTFPGLVAQEETRT, from the coding sequence ATGATGTCGCATGACAGACTCTTTGAGCCACTGTCGCTGGCGCGGGGCCCAGCAATGAAGAATCGATTCATGCTTGCACCGCTTACCAACCAGCAAAGTTTTGCCGACGGTCGTCTATCCGACGACGAAATCCGTTGGCTGGAGATGCGTGCAGAGGGAGGTTTTGCACTGGTAATGACCGCGGCTGCCCCCGTCCAACCCGTCGGACAGGGGTATCCTGGCCAACTCGGAGTTTTCAGTGATCAGCACATTGAGGGACTCGTCCGCCTCGCGAGCACCATTCGCGCGCACGACTGCGTTTCTGCCGTGCAGCTCTATCATGGTGGTGATCGCGCTTCTCCTGAACTGATCGGCACCCCCGTCTCTCCCTCGCACAATACACGTAACGGCGCCAGAGCGCTGAGCTTGAGTGAGGTGGAAGAGTTGCGGGACGACTTTGTCGCGGCAGCACTTCGTGCGAAAAAAGCAGGTTTCGATGGAGTCGAAATACATGGCGCTCACGGTTACATCCTCGCGCAATTCCTGTCGCCGATCATTAACCAGCGCGATGACCGCTACGGTGGAAGCTTCGAAAATCGCTCGCGACTCATGTTGGAGGTCATTGACGGAATCCGTGGTCAGTGCGGCGACGACTTTCAGATTGGACTTCGCCTCTCGCCGGAGCGCTTCGGAATGCGCCTTGCCGAGGCACGGGAGCTGGCAGCGGAAATCATGCGGAAGGAACAGATCGATTATCTGGACCTGTCGCTGTGGGACGTGACGAAACAACCCCACGAAGAGGAATTCCATGGGCGGACGCTATTGAGTTACTTCACGGAGCTCCCGCGTGGGAACGTCCGGTTGGGCGCCGCAGGCAAGGTGATGAGTGCCGCACTGGCGGCGAGCGTGATTGAAGCTGGCTGCGATTTTGTCACGATCGGCCGCGCAGGCATTCTGCGCCACGACTTCCCTGAGCGAGTGCGGCGCGATTCGAACTACGATTCTCCGCCACAGCCAATAGCGGTGCAACACCTGCAGGATCAGGGTGTGAGTCAAGAGTTTATCGCTTACCTCCGCACCTTTCCCGGGCTTGTAGCCCAAGAAGAAACGCGGACATGA